A window of Raphanus sativus cultivar WK10039 unplaced genomic scaffold, ASM80110v3 Scaffold3030, whole genome shotgun sequence contains these coding sequences:
- the LOC108814562 gene encoding disease resistance protein RPS6-like, translating into MSPPLVVASCSSSSSRNWSYDVFPSFSGEDVRKTFLSHFLRELERNSIVAFKDNEMERSQSIAPELVQAIRDSRIAVVVFSKNYASSSWCLNELLEILQCNEELGQLVIPIFYGLDPSHLRKQTGDFGEAFKKTCQNQTHEVEDQWKQALTNVANILGYHSKNCDSEAAMIEEISNDILGKLDVTPSSNEFEDFVGMKDHMAEVILLMNLESKEVKMVGIWGTSGIGKTTIARALFCNISNQFQKSVFIDRAFISKSMEVYGRANPVDYNMKLRLRMNFLSEILERKNMKIGAMEERLKHQKVLIVIDDLDDQYVLDALAGQTKWFGSGSRIIVVTTDKQLLKASGIDSIYEVGLPSDEQALEMFCRSAFRQDSPPEGLMEFASEVVERAGSLPLGLDVLGSSLRGLNKEDCLNMLPRLRRSLDGKIEETLRVGYDGLLREDKAIFRHIACLFNHVDVKDIKLFLADSELDVDIGLKNLINKSLIQVRWGKVEMHHLLQEMGRNMVRLQSIRKPQKREFLVDSKDICDVLSESIGTPKLLGIALNIDETDELQIHESAFKGMRNLRFLEVYSNKVRFGNGDNKPKLPKSFDCLPPKLKLLCWSGYPMRCMPSTFCTERLVKLKMRNSKLEKLWEGVMSLTCLTEMDLCGSHDLKEIPDLTTATNLETLNLQSCRNLVELPSSI; encoded by the exons ATGTCGCCTCCTCTCGTTGTGGCTTcttgttcctcctcctcttcccgCAACTGGTCATACGATGTTTTCCCTAGCTTTAGCGGAGAGGATGTCCGCAAAACATTCCTCAGCCACTTTCTCAGGGAGCTTGAGCGGAATTCGATCGTTGCTTTCAAAGACAACGAGATGGAGAGAAGCCAGTCAATCGCCCCGGAGCTCGTACAAGCCATCAGAGATTCGAGGATCGCAGTGGTTGTGTTCTCCAAAAACTACGCATCTTCAAGCTGGTGTCTAAACGAGTTGCTGGAGATTCTGCAGTGCAACGAAGAGTTGGGCCAACTGGTGATACCGATCTTTTACGGTTTGGACCCTTCTCACCTTAGGAAACAGACAGGAGACTTTGGAGAGGCATTTAAAAAGACTTGCCAAAACCAAACACATGAAGTTGAAGATCAGTGGAAGCAAGCTTTGACCAATGTTGCAAATATCCTCGGATATCATTCTAAAAACTG TGATAGTGAAGCTGCAATGATTGAAGAAATCTCCAATGATATTTTAGGTAAACTTGATGTAACTCCATCGTCTAATGAGTTTGAGGACTTTGTCGGCATGAAAGATCATATGGCAGAGGTGATACTATTGATGAATTTGGAATCCAAGGAAGTGAAGATGGTTGGGATATGGGGTACTTCGGGAATTGGCAAGACTACTATTGCAAGAGCTTTATTTTGTAATATCTCTAATCAGTTCCAGAAAAGTGTTTTCATAGACAGGGCCTTCATATCGAAGAGTATGGAAGTTTATGGCCGAGCCAATCCAGTTGACTATAACATGAAGCTGCGCTTGCGGATGAACTTCCTGTCTGAAATCTTGGAAAGAAAGAACATGAAGATTGGTGCAATGGAAGAAAGGCTAAAGCACCAGAAAGTTCTCATCGTTATTGATGATTTGGATGATCAATACGTGTTGGATGCTTTAGCGGGTCAAACCAAATGGTTTGGAAGTGGTAGTAGAATTATTGTGGTTACAACAGACAAGCAACTTTTAAAAGCCAGCGGTATTGATTCTATATACGAGGTTGGTCTCCCATCCGATGAACAAGCTCTAGAGATGTTCTGTCGATCTGCTTTCAGGCAAGACTCTCCACCTGAAGGTTTGATGGAGTTTGCTTCTGAAGTTGTGGAGCGTGCTGGTAGTCTTCCTTTGGGTCTCGACGTTTTGGGTTCGTCTTTGCGGGGGTTGAACAAGGAGGATTGTTTGAATATGCTGCCTAGGCTTAGGAGAAGTCTAGATGGTAAAATAGAGGAGACACTAAGAGTCGGTTATGATGGGTTACTTAGAGAAGATAAGGCGATATTTCGTCATATTGCATGTCTTTTCAATCATGTTGACGTCAAAGACATCAAGCTGTTTCTTGCTGATAGTGAGTTGGATGTTGATATAGGGCTGAAAAACCTAATTAACAAGTCCCTCATTCAGGTGAGGTGGGGTAAAGTGGAGATGCACCATTTGCTACAAGAAATGGGTAGAAACATGGTTCGGTTACAGTCCATTAGAAAACCTCAAAAGCGGGAATTTCTAGTGGATTCAAAAGATATATGTGATGTACTCAGTGAAAGCAtt GGTACTCCAAAGCTTTTAGGGATAGCACTGAATATTGATGAGACTGATGAGTTGCAAATACATGAGAGTGCCTTCAAAGGGATGCGTAATCTCCGTTTTCTAGAAGTTTACTCGAATAAAGTTAGGTTTGGAAATGGAGACAACAAACCGAAGCTACCCAAAAGTTTCGACTGTTTGCCTCCTAAGCTCAAACTACTGTGTTGGTCTGGGTATCCAATGCGATGTATGCCTTCTACATTTTGTACAGAGAGACTCGTCAAGCTCAAAATGCGGAATAGCAAACTAGAGAAGCTGTGGGAAGGAGTTATG TCTCTTACATGTCTCACTGAGATGGATTTGTGTGGATCACATGACCTGAAAGAGATCCCAGATCTTACGACGGCCACCAATCTTGAAACACTTAATCTTCAATCTTGTAGGAATTTGGTAGAGCTTCCTTCCTCAATATGA
- the LOC108816587 gene encoding non-specific lipid-transfer protein 2-like codes for MKILALTLMVLVILSPSFAAPTEVVDTAVGAACDAKQLQPCLAAITGGGQPSGDCCAKLKEQQPCLCGFAKNPAFAQYISSPNSRKLLSACGVPYPSC; via the coding sequence ATGAAGATCTTGGCATTGACACTCATGGTTTTGGTCATTCTTTCGCCATCATTTGCGGCTCCAACTGAAGTGGTAGACACTGCTGTTGGAGCGGCATGTGACGCCAAGCAGCTTCAGCCTTGCCTGGCAGCGATTACAGGAGGAGGCCAACCCTCGGGTGATTGTTGTGCAAAGCTGAAGGAGCAACAGCCATGCTTGTGTGGATTTGCTAAGAACCCTGCGTTTGCTCAGTACATTAGCTCTCCCAACTCTCGCAAACTCCTATCCGCTTGTGGTGTTCCTTATCCAAGTTGCTAA
- the LOC108816723 gene encoding protein PLASTID MOVEMENT IMPAIRED 2: MSANHHHLHLFRLSSATHNNNLSLPPTSHSPKPRRNISMAEGNLGGGGRSIGSVKAAINKYGQRATRTVSPQLDLPEAKSSVAEDLHKSGRELGMYRESRIASDSAKAKAEAELNKAKKKVQELTLLIEESNLRLKSRKTEAVKKLKIDGNGSNYAQITRELEGVKQELSKLKLDIAYVLKERVAAEKEVIELRVKTEENLKFVESLTLEVDAANEEHVLVELAKMEALKECKEVEEERERERKEAFESLEKMRKRTKEMKKEIKRAKGYENVLAETLADIEMLETQLKLVKDMERNVPKKQRGKDALTVLKEVTEATEAKKEELASLNAELLYLGDVMDALRKELEEVKREAARFDKIIEKDDAMIERLNAKLLIGKGRLEAVSADEERISSLADNLTCSLEKLKNDEEAAKKEEVSLKEEARIIKKTETGFGGEEKELLSKLEELEKAKQAESLALEKLESIVERTIETREMDSRSSSTITISRFEYEYLSGQARHAEETAEKKVEAAMAWVEALKASTKEIEMKTETLERESGKTMVEEERASFRMQRSLSIKRLVQNEIEKFKEESAEDKSSSSLVVSPKPVRRSVRISGKFTPVQGGKTRRYSSGNRGTPSYFVMKKKKKKVPNLVKFFSRKRDKSSLEQ, encoded by the exons ATGTCAgccaatcatcatcatctccatctCTTCCGTTTATCCTCTGCTACACACAACAACAATCTTTCTCTTCCTCCAACCTCTCACTCTCCT AAACCAAGGAGGAACATATCAATGGCAGAAGGGAATTTAggtggaggaggaagaagcaTAGGTTCGGTGAAAGCCGCCATTAACAAGTACGGACAAAGAGCTACTCGCACCGTCTCTCCTCAGCTGGATTTGCCAGAAGCTAAG TCATCGGTTGCTGAGGACTTGCACAAGTCAGGGAGAGAGCTAGGTATGTACAGAGAGAGCAGAATAGCTTCCGACTCGGCAAAGGCCAAGGCCGAAGCTGAACTAAACAAGGCCAAGAAGAAAGTGCAGGAGCTAACTTTACTCATAGAGGAATCAAATCTGCGGTTAAAGTCTCGGAAAACTGAAGCTGTGAAGAAGTTAAAGATTGATGGAAACGGTAGTAACTACGCTCAGATCACGAGAGAGTTAGAGGGTGTGAAGCAAGAACTGAGCAAGCTCAAGCTTGACATAGCCTATGTTTTGAAAGAGAGAGTTGCGGCAGAGAAGGAAGTAATAGAGTTAAGGGTTAAAACGGAAGAGAACTTGAAGTTTGTCGAGAGTCTTACATTAGAGGTCGACGCTGCGAACGAAGAGCATGTTTTGGTCGAGTTGGCGAAGATGGAGGCTTTGAAAGAATGTAAAGAGGTAGAagaggagagggagagagaaaggAAGGAAGCGTTTGAGTCTttggagaagatgaggaagaggaCTAAGGAGATGAAGAAAGAGATCAAGAGAGCAAAGGGGTATGAGAATGTGTTGGCAGAGACTTTGGCTGATATCGAGATGTTGGAAACGCAGTTAAAGCTTGTGAAGGACATGGAGAGGAACGTTCCCAAGAAGCAAAGAGGGAAGGATGCTTTGACGGTTTTGAAAGAAGTGACTGAAGCGACGGAAGCTAAGAAGGAGGAGCTCGCTTCTCTTAACGCAGAGCTTCTTTATCTCGGTGATGTGATGGATGCGTTGAGGAAAGAGCTTGAGGAAGTTAAAAGAGAAGCAGCTAGGTTTGATAAGATCATAGAGAAGGATGATGCGATGATTGAGAGACTCAACGCGAAGCTGCTTATAGGGAAAGGGAGACTAGAAGCAGTGTCTGCAGATGAAGAGAGAATCAGCTCTCTTGCTGACAACTTAACTTGCTCTTTGGAGAAGCTCAAGAACGATGAAGAAGCTGCAAAGAAAGAAGAGGTTAGTCTTAAAGAAGAAGCAAGAATCATCAAGAAAACCGAAACGGGATTCGGCGGGGAAGAGAAAGAGTTGCTATCCAAGTTAGAAGAGCTGGAGAAGGCGAAACAAGCAGAGAGTTTAGCACTGGAGAAGCTTGAATCAATCGTAGAGAGAACAATAGAAACTAGAGAAATGGATTCTCGGAGTAGCTCAACCATCACGATCTCGAGATTCGAGTACGAGTATCTGAGCGGACAAGCGCGTCATGCCGAGGAAACAGCAGAGAAGAAAGTGGAAGCGGCGATGGCGTGGGTGGAAGCGCTGAAGGCGAGCACTAAGGAGATTGAGATGAAGACGGAGACGTTAGAGAGGGAGAGTGGGAAGACGATGGTGGAAGAGGAGAGGGCGTCTTTTAGGATGCAGAGGTCGCTGTCGATAAAGAGACTGGTGCAGAACGAGATTGAGAAGTTCAAGGAGGAATCAGCAGAAGACAAAAGCAGCAGCAGCTTGGTGGTCTCTCCTAAACCGGTGAGAAGGTCGGTGAGGATTAGCGGGAAGTTCACTCCGGTTCAGGGAGGGAAGACGAGGAGATACTCATCGGGGAATAGAGGGACTCCGAGTTACTTTgtaatgaagaagaagaagaagaaggttccCAACTTGGTTAAGTTTTTTAGCAGGAAAAGAGATAAGTCATCATTAGAACAATGA